From the Butyrivibrio fibrisolvens genome, one window contains:
- a CDS encoding class C sortase, which yields MKSYIKKNLSTVFFAAVLIVGLCIFLYPSVSNYLNGLKQSKAIADYNTALDSMTPEDYSSFWQAAILYNEKLANGVMDFNLTDEEMEEYNTILDPTGTGIIGYLEIENIGVNLPIYHGVEESVLSVGIGHLPGTSFPTGTASTHTVLSGHRGLPSAELLTNLDQMIEGDTFLLHIMDQVFAYEVDSINIVLPNETESLYIYDGEDYVTLVTCTPYGVNTHRLLVRGKRVDYNQEERLIITADATMYSTLTVAIFIAVPILLVIFIVFMIRTSKHFNKGK from the coding sequence ATGAAAAGTTATATAAAAAAGAATTTATCTACAGTATTTTTCGCTGCAGTTCTTATTGTCGGCTTATGCATTTTTTTGTATCCATCTGTCAGTAATTATTTGAACGGGCTAAAACAGTCCAAGGCTATAGCAGACTATAATACTGCTTTGGACTCTATGACACCCGAAGACTATTCATCATTTTGGCAGGCAGCTATTCTTTATAACGAAAAGCTTGCAAATGGTGTGATGGATTTTAATCTTACAGATGAAGAGATGGAAGAATATAATACGATCCTTGATCCTACAGGAACGGGTATTATAGGTTATCTTGAGATAGAGAACATAGGTGTTAACCTTCCGATCTATCATGGAGTAGAAGAGTCTGTACTTTCAGTAGGAATTGGACATCTTCCGGGGACGTCTTTCCCAACAGGGACAGCGTCAACTCATACAGTACTATCCGGTCACAGAGGACTTCCGTCTGCAGAGCTGCTTACCAATCTTGATCAGATGATAGAAGGAGATACGTTTCTTTTACATATTATGGATCAGGTTTTTGCTTATGAGGTGGACTCGATCAATATAGTCCTTCCAAATGAGACAGAAAGTCTGTATATATATGACGGTGAAGATTATGTTACCTTGGTTACATGTACACCTTATGGTGTCAACACACATCGACTTTTGGTAAGAGGCAAAAGAGTAGATTATAATCAGGAAGAAAGGCTTATTATCACAGCTGATGCTACTATGTACAGTACGCTTACTGTTGCTATCTTTATAGCAGTGCCAATTCTTTTGGTAATATTTATTGTATTTATGATAAGGACATCTAAACATTTTAATAAAGGTAAGTGA
- a CDS encoding Cna B-type domain-containing protein, which yields MEKKFKAIKRIIGIIMTILIMSSIFACLGSTSQARNRIDTSKKGTIRLSYKCDITEDNVSNPMPISGVNVHLYRIASVNEAGAFAWESPYADIAEVSAISVNKISSADEWNILLGPIKTYIYTNSISADANGISDSDGTAVISGLDLGVYLVVGDTLEDKSQNCTYTFTPFFATIPTIDPETDTWVYDNGDEYIVDVSAKCEYYLNPKEVQYNIYKNWVDNGTERPESIEVGIYLDGDLYQTVTLSASNNWHYFWTYKEGHSFTISETVPAGYTVSYSQNGNVFTMTNTGNDTPPTTPSEPENPKTPDNPVEEVLGAVRLAITEDDTPEVLGATRLPQTGQIWWPVFALALIGIGFFTVGFISDKKSV from the coding sequence ATGGAGAAGAAGTTCAAAGCTATCAAAAGAATAATCGGGATTATAATGACAATTCTCATTATGAGCTCCATATTTGCATGTCTGGGAAGTACATCACAGGCAAGGAACAGGATAGATACCTCCAAGAAAGGGACCATTAGGTTATCCTATAAGTGCGATATAACAGAAGATAATGTGAGTAACCCTATGCCAATAAGTGGCGTTAACGTTCATCTATATCGCATAGCTTCTGTGAATGAAGCCGGTGCGTTTGCATGGGAATCGCCATATGCAGATATTGCAGAAGTTAGCGCTATTTCTGTCAATAAGATTTCATCTGCAGATGAATGGAATATACTTCTTGGACCAATTAAGACATATATTTATACCAATAGTATAAGTGCGGATGCAAATGGCATATCTGACTCTGATGGGACAGCTGTAATAAGTGGACTTGATCTTGGTGTATATCTGGTGGTTGGAGATACGCTTGAAGATAAGTCTCAAAACTGCACATACACTTTTACACCATTTTTCGCCACTATTCCTACGATCGATCCGGAAACAGATACATGGGTATATGATAATGGAGATGAGTATATTGTAGATGTATCTGCCAAGTGTGAATATTATTTAAATCCTAAGGAAGTCCAATATAATATTTACAAAAACTGGGTTGATAATGGCACGGAGCGCCCAGAGTCAATTGAAGTAGGGATCTATCTTGATGGAGACTTATATCAGACAGTTACACTTTCAGCATCTAATAACTGGCACTATTTCTGGACATACAAGGAAGGACATAGCTTTACTATATCAGAGACTGTGCCTGCAGGTTATACAGTATCATATTCTCAGAACGGCAATGTCTTTACGATGACCAATACCGGTAATGATACGCCGCCAACAACCCCCTCTGAGCCGGAGAATCCCAAGACACCTGACAATCCTGTTGAAGAGGTTCTGGGAGCAGTCAGACTTGCAATTACAGAAGATGACACACCTGAAGTGCTTGGAGCAACAAGACTTCCTCAGACAGGTCAGATCTGGTGGCCGGTATTTGCTTTAGCGCTTATTGGGATAGGATTTTTTACAGTAGGATTTATTAGTGACAAAAAGAGCGTATAA
- a CDS encoding sortase has translation MKMTKGKVMMAVGFICIIGAMAFVVRNYIESRNAGDLADSYMTLVEQQIPDHDDGIAIPKEGEMPAIDVDGNSFIGIVSIPALDISLPIQRDWSSQNAKISPCRYKGSVYENNLIVAGHNYDRHFGRLKNLVSGDTVIITDVNGLSFYYTVTYTEIIDSYGVDIMDQGDWDLTVFTCTIGGSSRVTVRCEFTGKVVVSDQNLFN, from the coding sequence ATGAAAATGACTAAAGGAAAAGTAATGATGGCTGTTGGATTTATATGCATAATAGGTGCAATGGCTTTTGTTGTTAGAAATTATATAGAAAGCAGAAATGCAGGTGACCTTGCAGATTCTTATATGACTCTTGTTGAGCAGCAGATTCCTGATCATGATGATGGAATTGCTATTCCCAAAGAAGGTGAGATGCCTGCTATAGATGTAGATGGAAATAGTTTTATCGGAATAGTTTCTATACCTGCATTGGATATAAGTCTTCCAATACAGCGCGACTGGTCATCCCAAAATGCCAAAATATCTCCGTGCCGTTATAAAGGTTCTGTTTATGAGAACAACCTTATAGTAGCCGGACACAACTATGACAGGCACTTTGGAAGACTTAAAAACCTTGTGAGCGGCGATACAGTCATAATAACAGATGTTAATGGACTTAGCTTTTATTATACAGTTACATATACAGAGATAATAGATTCGTACGGAGTTGATATTATGGACCAGGGAGACTGGGATCTTACAGTATTTACCTGCACTATAGGCGGTTCTAGCCGTGTCACTGTCAGATGTGAATTTACAGGTAAAGTAGTTGTATCCGATCAAAACCTTTTTAATTAA
- a CDS encoding DUF6465 family protein, which translates to MAENKTGDKIKKIKDSLTEVAQDLSQQAKPVLDDIKDATIPVIENARKNAEPYVENIKSKAQPFIDDTKKKADPYIKKARKAAEPAAKSIKEGSEKARRAAKFVSDDITRQVMKKNEKDEVYIQYKNTEVRTTDILEKARENYVANGHKLTDIQEVQVYIKPEDNKAYYVVNHKDTGRFEL; encoded by the coding sequence ATGGCAGAGAATAAGACAGGCGACAAGATCAAAAAGATTAAAGACTCCTTGACGGAAGTGGCTCAGGACCTTTCACAGCAGGCTAAACCGGTACTTGATGACATCAAAGACGCAACAATACCGGTCATTGAGAATGCCCGCAAGAATGCCGAGCCATATGTAGAGAACATAAAATCCAAAGCACAGCCTTTTATTGATGATACAAAAAAGAAGGCTGATCCCTACATCAAGAAAGCCAGAAAGGCAGCAGAGCCAGCAGCCAAAAGCATAAAAGAAGGTTCTGAAAAGGCCAGGAGAGCTGCAAAATTTGTCAGCGATGATATAACTCGTCAGGTCATGAAGAAAAATGAGAAGGACGAAGTTTATATCCAGTATAAAAATACGGAAGTTCGTACAACCGATATTCTTGAAAAAGCAAGAGAGAATTATGTTGCCAATGGACATAAGCTTACCGATATACAAGAAGTACAGGTATATATCAAGCCTGAGGACAATAAAGCTTATTATGTTGT